A portion of the Adhaeribacter radiodurans genome contains these proteins:
- a CDS encoding GEVED domain-containing protein: MKIFTKLLIFSFCWLSWTTVVQAQTQINLGKATNLVAVYKANASSKATNAATTGKKIRQTVPGRVALVLRINLSKKEGTTEEFIGSVDGHENGSFFMQFDGNNLSGFIILKDQKKAYQYSSDAKGQAYLQEVDINKVICVEYKKSSGIKSQTSNQVATTTAAAVPLLESYPGANAVILLDFDGQYVSGTSWNGRGPINAAPSNLTTAQMVEVWNVMSEDFRPYALNITTNEAVFNSTPKNLRMRVIFTPTDAAYPGVGGVAYLGSLNWNDDTPCWVFINDNGKFAGECGSHEVGHTLKLMHDGKMNVGYYSGQEYYEGQANWAPIMGISYTKRQTQWSKGEYPSANNTEDDLAIMATNGFGFRIDEATRNLARDASGNIIASSNYGVISTRADEDIFSFTIAASTVTLNVKPNNYHPNLDIKLTLKNSASTILASSDPADMSASITTELGAGTYYLHIDGATGAMGANSDYASLGEYYVSGTIKATYCIPTYTVGCSPTPVLVNNFSFNTLVNNNSGCSTGTVKGYTNYLPTGTFTTSVNRGQSYRMNLQAAGNLQYFGVWIDYNNDGDFADAGEFVYVSPTRSMTLFSPTITIPATAALGKTRMRVRSNYDAPLTGNHSCSSMIYGEAEDYTITIAAPATLAARITNNQPQVEEYKKQGTIFRSYPNPFTNKSTIEFDFDQEQEYEVRIYNATGSIVRALPIGQAKANTLVQVEWADKKIPTGVYLVQLRSRKGVQTLRLIRE; the protein is encoded by the coding sequence ATGAAAATTTTTACCAAACTATTAATCTTTTCTTTTTGCTGGCTAAGCTGGACCACCGTGGTACAGGCGCAAACCCAGATTAACTTAGGGAAAGCAACCAACTTGGTTGCTGTTTATAAAGCCAATGCCAGCTCTAAAGCAACAAATGCGGCCACCACCGGTAAAAAGATCCGGCAAACAGTACCCGGTCGGGTAGCATTGGTTTTAAGAATAAATCTGAGCAAAAAAGAAGGAACCACCGAGGAGTTCATCGGCAGCGTAGATGGTCATGAGAATGGTTCTTTCTTCATGCAGTTTGATGGCAATAACCTGTCTGGCTTTATTATATTAAAGGACCAGAAAAAAGCTTATCAATATTCTTCTGATGCCAAGGGCCAAGCTTATTTGCAAGAGGTGGATATAAATAAGGTAATCTGCGTAGAATATAAGAAAAGCAGTGGTATAAAAAGCCAGACTTCTAACCAGGTCGCTACTACCACCGCAGCGGCTGTACCTCTTCTGGAGAGTTACCCGGGAGCTAATGCGGTTATTTTGCTGGATTTTGATGGGCAATACGTAAGCGGAACTTCCTGGAACGGCAGAGGACCCATTAATGCGGCGCCTTCTAACTTAACTACTGCCCAGATGGTAGAAGTGTGGAATGTCATGAGCGAAGATTTTCGTCCGTACGCGCTCAATATCACCACGAACGAAGCGGTATTTAATAGTACGCCTAAAAACCTGCGTATGCGGGTTATATTTACACCTACTGATGCAGCTTACCCTGGTGTTGGTGGCGTTGCATATCTTGGATCATTAAACTGGAACGACGATACACCTTGCTGGGTGTTCATCAATGATAATGGAAAATTCGCTGGCGAGTGTGGTTCGCACGAAGTGGGACATACCTTAAAGTTAATGCATGATGGCAAAATGAATGTAGGGTACTATTCAGGCCAAGAGTACTATGAGGGCCAAGCAAACTGGGCTCCCATAATGGGCATTAGTTATACCAAGCGCCAGACACAGTGGAGCAAAGGCGAGTATCCATCTGCTAACAATACCGAAGACGACCTCGCTATTATGGCAACTAACGGGTTTGGTTTCCGGATTGATGAAGCTACCAGAAACCTGGCTAGAGATGCCTCCGGCAACATTATTGCGAGCTCCAACTATGGCGTAATATCTACCCGAGCAGATGAAGATATTTTCTCCTTTACTATTGCCGCTAGTACCGTAACCCTAAACGTAAAACCCAATAACTATCATCCTAATTTAGACATTAAACTCACGCTGAAAAATTCTGCTTCAACTATTCTGGCATCCTCTGATCCGGCTGATATGTCGGCTTCCATTACCACCGAATTAGGAGCTGGCACCTATTATCTTCATATAGATGGTGCTACCGGAGCAATGGGCGCCAACTCCGATTATGCTTCGCTAGGGGAATATTATGTTTCAGGCACTATAAAAGCAACTTATTGTATACCAACCTACACGGTTGGCTGCTCTCCTACCCCGGTTCTAGTCAATAATTTTAGTTTTAATACTTTGGTAAACAACAATTCCGGGTGTAGCACTGGTACTGTCAAAGGATACACGAATTATTTACCAACCGGTACCTTTACTACTTCGGTTAACCGGGGCCAAAGCTATCGGATGAACTTGCAAGCCGCCGGTAATCTCCAATATTTTGGTGTTTGGATCGATTACAATAATGACGGTGATTTTGCAGATGCGGGTGAATTTGTTTATGTCTCACCTACTCGTTCCATGACCCTGTTTTCTCCTACTATCACTATTCCGGCTACGGCAGCCTTGGGAAAAACCCGCATGCGGGTGCGCAGTAATTATGACGCGCCCCTCACTGGTAACCACTCCTGTAGTTCCATGATTTATGGGGAAGCAGAGGATTATACCATTACCATCGCGGCACCAGCTACTCTGGCGGCTCGTATCACTAACAACCAGCCTCAGGTGGAGGAATATAAGAAGCAAGGAACTATCTTCCGCAGCTATCCTAATCCTTTCACCAATAAATCAACTATTGAATTCGATTTCGATCAGGAGCAGGAGTATGAAGTTCGAATTTACAATGCGACGGGTTCGATCGTGAGAGCTTTACCAATAGGTCAGGCAAAAGCTAACACCTTGGTGCAAGTAGAGTGGGCTGACAAAAAGATTCCAACCGGGGTTTACCTGGTACAATTAAGGAGTAGAAAAGGCGTACAAACTCTGCGATTGATACGGGAATAA
- a CDS encoding cupin domain-containing protein — MQTQPLSGGIVHQSQGKNFYLLGHSITTIFSQQTTQGAYYVFEVVTPPGLGLPPHMHEREDEFIYLVEGKLEILLGEKTFLAQAGASIFFPKGVAHAFQNASSKAAKAIFTVVPGANFEAFFTKLAALPPGTPDLPQIIAIFAEYGMQVLLPETA, encoded by the coding sequence ATGCAAACCCAGCCATTATCTGGCGGCATCGTCCATCAGAGTCAAGGAAAAAACTTTTATCTGCTTGGCCATTCCATCACTACTATTTTCTCGCAACAAACCACCCAAGGTGCTTATTATGTGTTTGAGGTAGTTACCCCGCCCGGCCTGGGACTTCCCCCGCACATGCACGAGCGGGAAGATGAATTTATTTACCTGGTAGAAGGCAAGTTAGAGATCTTACTGGGTGAAAAGACTTTTCTCGCTCAGGCGGGTGCAAGTATTTTCTTTCCCAAAGGGGTAGCCCATGCTTTTCAAAATGCCAGCAGCAAAGCGGCGAAAGCTATTTTCACGGTTGTACCTGGGGCTAATTTTGAAGCTTTTTTTACGAAACTAGCGGCCCTGCCACCCGGCACACCGGACCTGCCCCAGATTATTGCTATCTTTGCCGAGTACGGTATGCAAGTGCTGCTGCCGGAAACCGCTTAG
- a CDS encoding Crp/Fnr family transcriptional regulator, which translates to MVHPNTFLPLRQVLEAAGDITFSAEEFHQLTSYFKVRVLKKKEFFNHQNQYCRYVALVNSGCLRGFHTNDKGDELTLFFAFAGQWAGDKTSFYSGHPSISGIQALEKTEIVYVDKHDWETAMDRTPAFEKWYRRRSRETLEETQRKFIARQTESAEEKYLNLLKNEPAIVARIPQQYIASYFGIKPQSLSRVRKLISVDADFLT; encoded by the coding sequence ATGGTTCATCCGAATACATTTTTACCCCTGCGCCAAGTTCTCGAAGCAGCGGGCGACATCACTTTTAGTGCGGAAGAGTTCCACCAACTAACTTCCTATTTTAAGGTGCGGGTTTTGAAGAAAAAGGAATTTTTTAATCACCAGAATCAATACTGCCGCTATGTCGCGTTGGTAAACTCAGGTTGTCTGCGAGGGTTTCATACCAACGACAAAGGCGATGAACTGACGCTATTCTTCGCTTTTGCCGGCCAATGGGCTGGTGATAAAACCAGTTTTTACTCGGGCCATCCGTCTATCTCCGGCATCCAGGCTCTGGAAAAAACGGAAATCGTGTACGTGGACAAGCACGACTGGGAAACGGCTATGGATCGCACCCCGGCATTTGAAAAATGGTACCGCCGGCGCTCCCGCGAAACATTAGAGGAGACGCAGCGCAAGTTCATTGCCCGGCAAACCGAATCGGCCGAAGAAAAATACCTGAACCTGCTTAAAAATGAACCTGCCATCGTGGCCCGGATACCCCAGCAATATATTGCCTCTTATTTCGGCATTAAACCCCAATCGCTCAGCCGCGTGCGTAAATTAATTTCGGTGGATGCTGATTTCTTAACATAG